The following proteins are encoded in a genomic region of Anolis carolinensis isolate JA03-04 unplaced genomic scaffold, rAnoCar3.1.pri scaffold_12, whole genome shotgun sequence:
- the vbp1 gene encoding prefoldin subunit 3 isoform X1: MAAATSGEAVVCGDGPAGGGKRGHLGIPEAVFVEDVDSFMKQPGNETADIVLKRLDEQYQKYKFMELNLAQKKRRLKNQIPEIKQTLEILKHMQKKKESTNPMETRFLLADNLYCKASVPPTDKVCLWLGANVMLEYDIDEAQALLEKNLSTATRNLESLEEDLDFLRDQFTTTEVNMARVYNWDVKRRNKDDPSKSKA, translated from the exons ATGGCGGCGGCCACAAGCGGCGAGGCGGTGGTTTGTGGCGACGGCCCCGCGGGTGGCGGGAAAAGGGGCCACTTGGGGATTCCGGAGGCCGTTTTCGTG GAAGATGTAGACTCTTTTATGAAACAACCAGGAAATGAAACTGCAGACATAGTCCTCAAGAGACTGGATGAACAGTATCAGAAATATAAGTTTATGGAACTTAACCTTGCCCAGAAGAAAAGGAG GTTAAAAAACCAGATTCCAGAAATTAAGCAAACATTAGAAATCTTAAAGCACATGCAAAAGAAAAAG GAATCTACAAACCCAATGGAAACCAGATTTTTATTGGCAGATAACCTCTATTGTAAAGCTTCAGTACCTCCGACAGACAAAGTCTGTCTCTGGTTGGGG GCCAATGTAATGTTGGAGTACGATATTGATGAGGCCCAGGCACTGCTAGAAAAGAATCTCTCCACAGCCACAAGAAACCTGGAGTCTCTAGAGGAAGACCTGGATTTTCTTAGGGATCAATTCACTACTACAGAAGTCA ATATGGCTAGGGTTTATAATTGGGATGTAAAGCGAAGGAACAAGGACGACCCATCCAAAAGCAAAGCATAG
- the vbp1 gene encoding prefoldin subunit 3 isoform X2 — protein sequence MKQPGNETADIVLKRLDEQYQKYKFMELNLAQKKRRLKNQIPEIKQTLEILKHMQKKKESTNPMETRFLLADNLYCKASVPPTDKVCLWLGANVMLEYDIDEAQALLEKNLSTATRNLESLEEDLDFLRDQFTTTEVNMARVYNWDVKRRNKDDPSKSKA from the exons ATGAAACAACCAGGAAATGAAACTGCAGACATAGTCCTCAAGAGACTGGATGAACAGTATCAGAAATATAAGTTTATGGAACTTAACCTTGCCCAGAAGAAAAGGAG GTTAAAAAACCAGATTCCAGAAATTAAGCAAACATTAGAAATCTTAAAGCACATGCAAAAGAAAAAG GAATCTACAAACCCAATGGAAACCAGATTTTTATTGGCAGATAACCTCTATTGTAAAGCTTCAGTACCTCCGACAGACAAAGTCTGTCTCTGGTTGGGG GCCAATGTAATGTTGGAGTACGATATTGATGAGGCCCAGGCACTGCTAGAAAAGAATCTCTCCACAGCCACAAGAAACCTGGAGTCTCTAGAGGAAGACCTGGATTTTCTTAGGGATCAATTCACTACTACAGAAGTCA ATATGGCTAGGGTTTATAATTGGGATGTAAAGCGAAGGAACAAGGACGACCCATCCAAAAGCAAAGCATAG